The following DNA comes from Streptomyces sp. NBC_00273.
GGCCGCCGGTGACGAGCAGGATGGCGAAGGCCAGCGCGTAACCGGCGGCCATCCACTGCAGGGCGGTGTAGCTGCCGCCGAGGTCGGCGCGGATGGCCGGCATGGCCACGTTGATCACGGAGCCGTCCAGCAGGTCCATGAAGTTGGCGCCGAGCAGGACGAACAGGAGCAGCCAGTGGCCCTGTGAACCACCCCGTGCGGGCTGTTCCGTGGTGGGCATCGTGGTCGAGGCCATGGGGGTCTCCCTCGCAGTCTTGGACTTAACCGAGAACAAAATTAGACCGAGTGAAATTTTTTATCAAGACAAAATTTGGTCCGAGTCAGGTACATTGATGGCATGCCAGCAGACACCACGACCGCGCCGCTCGGCCTGCGCGAACGCAAGCGGTTGGAGACCCGCACCGCGATCTCCCGCGCCGCCGCCGACCTCTTCCTGAGGGACGGCTTCCACAACGTCTCGGTGGGCGAAGTGGCCAAGGCGGCCGACGTCTCGAAGGTCACCGTCTTCAACTACTTCCCGACCAAGGAGGACCTGGCCCTCGCCCCGCTGGCCGAGCACACCGGTGACGAGGTCCGAGCGGTCCGTGAGCGTCCCGCCGGCACCACGCCCCTGGATGCCCTGCGCGACGCCTTCCTGCGTGACCTCGCCGCCCACGCGCCCCAGGCGGGCATGTACGAGGCCGCCGCCCCGCTGGTCCGGATGATCCTCACCACGCCCGCCCTGAACGCCCGGCTCCTGGCCATCGAGGCCGACCGCGAGCAGGCGTTGGCCGACGCCCTCGCCGAAGAGGCCGGCGGCCTGGGCGCCGTGGACGCCCGGGTGTTCGCAGCTGCCGCCCTCGGCATTCGACGCACCCTGGTCACCGAGAACTTCCAGCGGCTGATCGAGGGCGAGAGCCCCGTATCGCTCCTTCCTGAAGCCCGTGCGCGGGCCGTCCGGGCCTTCGGACTGCTGGAGTCCGGCTTCGGCGGGTACGCGATCCGCTGAGGCGCGGCCCCACGCGGGCGGGAGCCACCAGACTTCTGAGCCGGCCCGCGGTCAGGGCCTGCGGGCCGGGCTGCGCGTCAGCGCGGAATCGCGTACGACGACGGGTGCCAGCACCTTTTCCACCCGCTCGACGAGGTCCCCGGGCAGCTCGATGCCGACGGCACCGGCGCTCGCCTCCAACTGCCCCGGGCGGGAGGCCCCGACGAGCGCCGTGGCCACCAGGTCCCGGCCCGGCAGCCAGGCCAGCGCGAGCTGGGCCGTCGCCAGCCCCGTCTCACGGGCCAGCGCGAA
Coding sequences within:
- a CDS encoding TetR/AcrR family transcriptional regulator, giving the protein MPADTTTAPLGLRERKRLETRTAISRAAADLFLRDGFHNVSVGEVAKAADVSKVTVFNYFPTKEDLALAPLAEHTGDEVRAVRERPAGTTPLDALRDAFLRDLAAHAPQAGMYEAAAPLVRMILTTPALNARLLAIEADREQALADALAEEAGGLGAVDARVFAAAALGIRRTLVTENFQRLIEGESPVSLLPEARARAVRAFGLLESGFGGYAIR
- a CDS encoding aldo/keto reductase; translated protein: MARETGLATAQLALAWLPGRDLVATALVGASRPGQLEASAGAVGIELPGDLVERVEKVLAPVVVRDSALTRSPARRP